TTGTTCTtttagtttgttctttgtttttttatgaaagagacccacccccggcccggccccccaACCAATTCCTTTAGGCTCAGGGTTGGCATACTTGCTTGTAAAAGGCCTGATAGAAATCATTAAGCTTTGCGGGCAATATGGTCTGTGTTGCAGCTATTCAGCTTTGCTGTtttagtgtgaaagcagccatagataatatgaAACTGAATGCGCATGActgagttccaataaaactttatttgtggccactgaaatttgaatttcatgtaatttccaTGTGTCACAAAAAATTCTTTTTCGATTTTTTTTCAgctatttaaaaaggtaaaagctAGTTTTAACCCCCAGACCATATAGAAATTGGTGCAAAGGCAGACTTGTCCGTAGACcttagtttgccaactcctgtttTAGATACAGAGGAAGAGGCGAAACTGTCTCTTGGCTAGAACAGTGAAGGAGGGGGAGCCATGGTCTTAAGCAATTTAGCTGATGATTCTGTGGTTAAGACTGAGGTGGCTGGTTCCTCCCAATAATGTCTTGTCTTGACATTTTCCACTCATTTTAGTCAAAATTTGGTGACTTTGCCTCATTTCCATATCTCCTAGTGAGAAATCTTACGACTGGCGATCATGTAGTTTCAACAAATTACAGTGATACATTCAGTGTGGACAGAAAGACATTTTGATTTGTTCTCCAATTGTTTCCTGTGTGCAAATCAGTCCTGTGGTTTCTCCCAGTGTGAGGTTAAGCTCCTTGTGAACTGGTGTATTTCTCCCACAGTTTCTAGCCCAGAGCTAAACAGCCAACAGTTTTGAAATTGCACACTTCTCATTAATTGGTGAGGAGACAGCTAGAAATCCTATTTCTACTAGACTGATTTTAAGAAGGGCTAGAGTTATACCCTTTACACACAAACAAATTAATACTGTTATATCCATGAACATACATGCTTTCACAGACTGTCATAGACAGTGGTTTTCTAGTTGGCATTCTATCACTAAAGAACATCCAGAAATTGAACTTCTTTAGAAAACTCTTTGATCCCACTATAACAAACCCCTCCCAGGAGATTTCTGAGAGCATTCCCTCCTGACAGTTAAACTCACCATGTGAACAATCTCTCTCAGAGAACTTCTGGCACTTTGCTGTTGGAAACTGGGAGGGGCAGGACCAATTTAAATATGCAGAACCTCAGAAGTTTGGTTCAAGTTTAGTCATTTCAGAGAGGCAGTTCCCTTGGCTTGCTTATCTTACAAGCAGGCGGAGTTACTTGAACATTAATTCTAGGTCGCCCCCTTCCTGTTGTTTTTAGTCTTATTTTAGCTTTCTGGTTTTACCTTTCCCAGCTTGAGTCAATAGAGGTGGGTGTGGCCATAAACTCTGGATGCTGAGAGGGTGAAAAGTGGATTTGAAATTATGCCTTCACTTTCTACTACCCTAGTTACTGGCCTGCCAGGCTTATAGCCGTATACAAAACAGTGACAGACAAGGCAAGAGAGAGGCAAAACATCCATAGCTTAAATATTGAGTTTGCAGGTTCTTTGTATTGGCCATCATATAACAAACTCTCATCCCTGTGTTACTCGCTTATTGAGGCCTTGTGACAATAGGCTGAAGGCATAATACATATGCCCGCTTTTGACTACATGGAGCATATTCatcatcttcttttctttaacttatttcttactttcttctttgcAGGTTTGTGATTCAGACACCATGCTTGACCCTGCCTCATCTGTGGAGATGGTAAAAGTTTTGGAAGAAGATCCCATGGTTGGAGGTGTCGGGGGAGATGTCCAGGTGCGTATGAGTTCACTTTTTGCATGAGTCACTTTTAGTAGCGCCCTCACTCGTTGATTCTttgaacatacatttattatacgCCCAAATCTGTGCCAGCTATTGTTTCTGGTGCCAGAGACATACTAGAATGTGCCTTGGACCCACTTTATACCTCTTCTGCTGTCTAAATTGAAGTAacttatgatttctttgcttaaTCCTGGGTTATAACACAAGTATGTAGTGGCTGataagttatataaaatataatgtaaatgtgtAATAATTTCTGCCATATCTTCTTGAGCCACAACTTAATGTTCTGGTAAAATGATGTTGGAACTCATTTAGTACAAGGGTTAAAAAATGGAGGTATGGCAGGAGATGGAATCTATGTCATATGACTATGTATTTAAAAGTTGAACAATATATGGTTGGTCAAAAATCCAAATtggaatacaaaggaaaaaaaagagaaacagcaaCTCAAATTTACACTAGAGAGAAAGTCAAAGGAACAATTAAGTGAGTTTtccaattattatttatttcccattATTTGTTATCAATGGAGAAACAATAAGTGAAACAAATATTAATGAAGGTGATTTGAAATTTATGGAATGGgaaaacaaatatgtgaaaatatatgaaGATTAAAGTGAGCCCTTTGCAAAAGTGCACTAGATTTTAGCAAAAGATGTGAGAAGCACATGGAATTTTGACTTTAAATGTAGGTATTGTGTTGCTGTATAACCCATATTTATATGCATGGTAATAGTGAAGGCAAAGAAAGTACACTAGATGGACAAAGAAATACCCTGGTGATAAAAAGGAAGCATGTAAAATCCAGatgaaaactgaacaaaattgAGACAGAGGAGAGAATTAAGAAATATTGCCCCCCAAAACTAATAATTTTAATAGCCTTTGTGTAGAGCATTATTTCAGGATTCCAGTTTTGGGGTGAAGCCAGAGCAAACCCTTTTATCCCTGGCATTGCTAAaactgaggaggaaggagaataaTAGAGTTGGGTGAGTTGAAAAGAGAAGAGGATAGGACTTAAAAACTTTCCAATATTAGATAGTAAGAAAGTgggagaataattttttttttaagattttttgatgtggatcatgtttttaaagtctttattgaatttgctgcaatattgcttctgtttcatgtctttggttttttggccgtgaggcatgtgggtgggatcccagctccccgaccagggatggaccCCACAcccccccgcattggaaggcgaagtcttcaaccactggactgccagtggGAGAATAATTTAAGGGCTGAGAACTAAAGCCTACAAAAATCTCAATTTTATAAcataacaagaaaaagaaacaaaacacataacAAAAGAGTACAGAGAGTGAtggagtagaaaaaaattattgtcaagaagtcctgggcttccctggtggtgcagtggttgagaatctgcctgctaatgcaggggacacgggttagagccctggtctgggaagatcccacatgccgcggagcaactaggcccgtgagccacaactactgagcctgcgcgtctggagcctgtgctccgccacaagagaggccgagacagtgagaggcccgcgcccctCGTTGAAGAggggccccccgcttgccgcaactagagaaagccctcgcacagaaacgaagacccaacacagccaaaaataaagaaagaaagaaagaaagaagctttcatttaaaaaaaaaaagaagtcccaaCACATACACCCAGCTTATCAAATTAATATAGTatatagaatgaaagaaaataatgtaaaatcgtgttaaaaaaggaaagaggctaaatagaaagataaaaaaacaaacattactCTAGGTAGTAACCTTACAATGGTGCAGATTTTGCTGGAATTTTTAGCTGGGGCTTacctttatttaattatttttacttatatttttcttgCAGATTTTAAACAAGTATGATTCCTGGATCTCCTTCCTCAGCAGTGTGAGATACTGGATGGCTTTTAACATAGAAAGGGCCTGTCAGTCTTATTTTGGATGTGTCCAGTGCATTAGTGGACCTCTGGGAATGTACAGAAACTCCTTATTGCATGAATTTGTGGAAGACTGGTACAATCAAGAATTTATGGGCAGCCAATGTAGTTTTGGAGATGACAGGCATCTAACGAACCGAGTGCTGAGTCTGGGCTATGCAACAAAATACACAGCTCGATCCAAGTGCCTTACTGAAACACCTATAGAATATCTCAGATGGTTAAACCAGCAGACCCGTTGGAGCAAGTCCTACTTCCGAGAGTGGCTGTACAATGCCATGTGGTTTCATAAACATCACTTGTGGATGACCTATGAAGCAGTCATCACtgggttcttccctttctttctcattgcCACAGTAATCCAGCTGTTCTACAGGGGTAAAATTTGGAACATCCTTCTTTTCTTGTTAACTGTCCAGTTAGTGGGTCTCATAAAATCATCCTTTGCCAGCTGCCTTAGAGGAAATATCGTCATGGTCTTCATGTCCCTCTACTCAGTGTTATACATGTCAAGTTTACTTCCCGCCAAGATGTTTGCAATTGCAACGATCAACAAAGCTGGGTGGGGCACATCTGGAAGGAAAACCATTGTTGTTAATTTCATAGGACTCATTCCAGTATCAGTTTGGTTTACAATCCTCCTGGGTGGTGTGATTTTCACCAtttataaggaatctaaaaagcCATTCTCAGAATCCAAACAGACAGTTTTAATTGTTGGAACGTTGCTGTATGCATGCTATTGGGTCATGCTTTTGACACTGTATGTGGTTCTCATCAATAAATGTGGCAGGCGGAAGAAGGGACAACAGTATGACATGGTGCTTGATGTATGATCTTACGTTTGATGTTTGCAGTTACAgatgcagacacacacaaaaccttAGTTCCTCTAGGGACTGTGCGGTATTGTGGCATCAGATAATGCCACCAAAGGAGACATATCACTGCTGCTGGGACTTGAACAAAGACATTTGTATGGGTTTATTTTAATTCTGCCAAAGTAAAATGATACATCAAGAAGAACTCAGATTTAACCTGATATTTCTATGAAAATGGGAAGAATTCTTTGTTTATGCACTTTTTCCTTATTGTACATCCGCCTAACAGTGTTTTGCCCTATATACCTCACTAGTCATGCTTTATGTGGGTTATCATGTAAGAAAAGGATTTTGGAAACTCAAGGAAAAGTTCTTTCAACATATACACCCTAACTTATGTACTGTGTtgatagctaatttttttttagaaaggtttTTCTGTTTAACTCTACCAAATGAAATGCCAAAGGAAATTTACAGGCCGTTGGCTGtgctgtatttttatataattgtactgtgttttaaaattttgtatgccaattttaaaacaaattttgcatattttatattttacttctctgCCAAAATACacctgttcttcctttttttttttaataaaataggttCTGAAAAAATTCATACTTAAAAAATTTCTACCCAAAATGTGAAGCTTGGTTGACTGATGTTGTTCAtgatagaaagaataaaatgcttctctctctctctacctttaAAATTGAAtagtttatttctgtgaaaaagtatttaaactctcaatattttaactttttttcatttcatttagaaaaGGCCAATATACCTGTTACACTTCGGGAGTAGAAATTCATACTTGTGtgcacaaaaaagaaatcattgaaaATCAAGGCCAAAGGGGTAGAAAAgtgcaattttttgaaaaaagattgaaaaaaaggGAATGCCAGTTCTCAAAAGAAAACACTAGGCATCCAGCAGTGGATAAAATCTGGGTATCAAAGGTTGTTTTTGGAGATTCTCACAGTGTTTTCCCAGGCCAAGTAAAAAGGAAAGTGGGAAAAATTGTCTGTATAATTTGGACAAATACACTGCAGTTCATCATTTTGTTCTGTGACCTATATTCACTGGATCCTGTCTATATGTTGAACATACTTTACCTaccttttttttcccagcttGTCAGTTCACTTTACATGTTAGTATGAGGTTTATACGGGTGAGTGGGATAAATTATAATAAGGATAAAGCATATAGAttcaaaattgtcaaaatcaaGCTCCATGTGTACTCTTTAACTTTCTAGGGAAGATTTTTTCTGAATTATACAGATAATTGCTTCATCTCTTCTGTTCTTGACctaaataaatgtgtttacaTAGTAGACATGATATCAAGGTTTAATAGTTGTATCAAGAATtggcacataaaaaaaaattgatggacCCTCGGCCTGGTTAATTTAGCTACTCTGGGGCCTCAGTTATCCAGTTTGACTTTTGACATGACCCATCTTGCCTTGTAGCCAGTGCTGTGTAGACCTGTGTTAAAAACAATTGAACACATGAAGAGTTGCAGAAAAAAAGTATTGTGATGAAGCAGAAATGTGAAGTGTTCAACCATGTGCTTCCTgcctttctgcttcctttttatgTAGACTTCTATATTTCATCCATCCTGTCTAAGAAAAAACCTGCACATTCTACCTTCAGAGCACAAAAAAGTATATAACGTTCTACAACTTAGACTCTCACTGATTGGAGAGCTTGTGGAAAACAAACAGACCATGCCATTAAATGAAACTAAAACTTGAGTTTGCCTTTTTAACTATTTATGTTCTAAGTTAAGCTTTGATAACATTCAAATGTCAAATTCTCTCATTCTTATAAAAGATTGAATTAATTGCCTGTATTTATTTTAGCAATTATTCAATGTATTTCCAGTATAGGATGTATAgtataattgaatttttttgtaaataaaatatttttgataagaTTATTGCCTTTTTTTCTAAGGGAAGGGGGAATtcaaacaaaacgaaacaaaatgttttattttgattgtaAGGGTATGGATTTAAGAATGGggtatatagaaaaataaacattgttgGTCAAAGATAATGGAAGTCGTTTAATGTTACTAATCAGAAGGTAGAAATCTCCGAAGTTGGTATAGTTGGAAATCtggaaaaatgagagagagagagagagagagagagtgtcccaattaacacaaccttgtctttctttaatcttctctttcttctccttccctgaaAACAGCCCAAATTTAGGCAAAAGTTGCTTTACTATAGTAATCTGTCATAGTGggaaaaaattcaccaatttttcaGAGACGTCATAGGCAAGTTTgttatagcattatttacaaataataacaaaaacttaaaataagatttaatgatgagggaaataaataaatgaattatggcATTTCCAAACAATGGAATCTTATTACCCATTAAACATAATGTTCTCAGAATATGAAGTTGTTGGAgaaatgttacattaaaaatatataaccattTTGTACAGTTAACATTCcaattttgtaaaaacaaaaatgtttaaacgTGGTTATCTCTACTCTTGGGAATATGACCGATTTATATtgtgtatacatttttgtattttccaagtaCCGTAATcatgtattgcttttataatcagaaaaggacaataaatattgctttctttaaaaagtggGTTGGGGCATCTAATAGCATTTCCTGGTTTGAGGAGCTTTAGTggtaattaattcattttactaCTTATCCCTCAAATTCATCTTATTTCCCAATCCTTTTTATTGTTCGGTTCCTAAGAATCCTTTATTACCTCGGTACAGTTACGTTAAGAACAGAACACTATAGCCACTGAACATTATTGCCACTCTAGACACCAAAATAGTGATGCTTCTAGTCCCAGTAATTTACTGATAAAAGTCACTTGGTGCTGTATTAGAGGTTGTCAACCTTTTAaggtaaagagccagatagtataCAATGCAGGCTTTCCTGGCCATATGGTCTGTCATGTGACTACTGAACTCTGCATCCATTGGCAATATGTATACAAATCTgtgtggctgtattccaataacaTTATTTAATGGACACTAAAATTGAATCTTGTATAATTTCCacatgttagaaaatatttttcttttggtacttttcaatcatttaaaaattttaaaactattcttaGTTTACTAGCATTACCAAAATAGGTGGTGAGCCAGATCTGGACTGCAGGCCATAGTTTAACCACTCTGGTCTTTAGGAGTCTGTTGACTTCTTTGTACCATTGAATTCTCACACCGACACCTAATTTTTGAGCACATGCCATGTGTCAGGTACTGCCAGAAACACATTTTATGGGTCAACTATTTTATCAATAGTTCTCACtgataaaattaaatgagagaCGTAAAATCATAAAGCTAGTGAATTGGAATTTAAGTCCAGGCATTCTGATGTCAGACTGACCCTTTAAACTAGCGCTATTCAAAACGTCTTCCTCTTTCGAAATCATCAGCAtaacctgggaatttgttagaaatgtaaattcgtgaccccaccccagacccattGAATCAAAATTTCAAGCTAGGCCCTGGAATCTGTCTTTAAGAAGATCCCCAAAACTTACTCATattcaagtttgagaagtgcTGCTTTAATCTAGTATTTTATATAGTTTCCCTTAGACTAAGTATAATTTCTATGATAACTCAATTcaaaaatttgtattttcctattgaacttttctacttttattatCATATATGTATGTTGGTAGATATCTGGTTTTAATTAAGTTTACTGAACACCTGTCATAATCAAGAAATCAAGAGGTGTACATTTTCTCTATACCCCAAAAGCTTATAATTGTGCAAGAGTGATATAATTATATGAGCTTTtgacacaaaatgaaataataggaGTGTAAATAGTGggtataaaaaaagaaggaatgaaatgtaCAATTAGTTCTGTAAAGGTAGGCTTCGAGATAGCATGGTATTGAGGTGATTCTTAAAGATGTGCAAATTTGGGTGGGAACTAGGGACTTTTAGATGAAAAGAATCATATGGGAATTAATATGGGCAATAGAGGTGTGATTCTGATATGCgattttaaaacagaattgaCAAGTTTAATTAAGGTATAGGCTGTGTTTTAAGTAAGAGTTGAGATTTAACTACAGAAAGTAAATTTCAGGGTGGGTCATGGAAGACAATAATCCAACTGGGAGGAACACTAGAATGTGATGTTTAAATTTGAAAGATCGTAGTACATGCAGATATTTTTGAATAGGGTGCTGCCATTGTTGTAAACTGAACTACTTTATGGTGTTTTGGATTTGAATATCCCACATAAACAATTATGGTTATAACATGATTTGGTTCAAGTGCGCTTATAATAAACTGGTATTGTTCTTCCAGTCACTTGCTTGGCTACTCTCATCATATTTCCTCCAAATCTGCCTCTCGTTTCACATCCTCAGTTAATGAATAGCATCACATCCTGCCAGTTGCCCAAATACTATCTTTGCCTTCTTTTATACCCCCTGTAACCAGCAGGTCACTACGACCATTTGATTCCACCTCTGCCTTGTCCTTCAAATTCATCTCTCACATTGGTTAAGATGTTCTGTATTTCTTACCTGAACTGTTAAAAACACTTCCTAAATCCTTCATTTTCCCCCACTTCAGTTTCATCCAATGGATTCTCTACATTTCTGTCAAAATTATCCTTCTAAGGTCTAACTCTGAACACAAAGGTTTAACTTAATCTCAGTGTCAACAAGATAAAAGcattaaatgtttaagaaagactcggggactttcctggtggctcagtggttaggagtccgcctggcaatgcaggggacacaggttcgagccctggtccgggaagatcccacatgccacagagcaactaagcccgtgcaccacaactactgagcctgtgctctagagcccgctagccacaactactgagcccatgtgccacaactactgagcctgtgctctagagcccgtgagccacagctgctgagcacgtgtgccacaactactgaagcctgcgtgcctagagcccgtgctccacaacaagagaagccaccgcagtgagaagcctgtgcatcgcaatgatgagtagcccccactctccacaactagagaaagcccacacgcagcaacgaagacccaacgcagccaaagataaattaaaaaattaaaaaagaaaaagattcaggGTTGATGATTATCTACTTATATCCTCTCTTGCAAGCCTTCATCTTCCTATTTTTGCAGCCTAACTAAACTAGATTTTTTGCTCCCTCTTGCACACACTTTGTCCTTCATCTTTGTTTGCATTTTGCTCTCAACCTGAAATGGCTTTTTCCCTCCCCATATCTATTTGTCAAAATTCTTCTATATTCTTCATTCAAGGCATAATTTTACTACCATCTTCTTCCCCAAA
This window of the Balaenoptera musculus isolate JJ_BM4_2016_0621 chromosome 17, mBalMus1.pri.v3, whole genome shotgun sequence genome carries:
- the HAS2 gene encoding hyaluronan synthase 2 is translated as MHCERFLCILRIIGTTLFGVSLLLGITAAYIVGYQFIQTDNYYFSFGLYGAFLASHLIIQSLFAFLEHRKMKKSLETPIKLNKTVALCIAAYQEDPDYLRKCLQSVKRLTYPGIKVVMVIDGNSEDDLYMMDIFSEVMGRDKSATYIWKNNFHVKGPGETDESHKESSQHVTQLVLSNKSICIMQKWGGKREVMYTAFRALGRSVDYVQVCDSDTMLDPASSVEMVKVLEEDPMVGGVGGDVQILNKYDSWISFLSSVRYWMAFNIERACQSYFGCVQCISGPLGMYRNSLLHEFVEDWYNQEFMGSQCSFGDDRHLTNRVLSLGYATKYTARSKCLTETPIEYLRWLNQQTRWSKSYFREWLYNAMWFHKHHLWMTYEAVITGFFPFFLIATVIQLFYRGKIWNILLFLLTVQLVGLIKSSFASCLRGNIVMVFMSLYSVLYMSSLLPAKMFAIATINKAGWGTSGRKTIVVNFIGLIPVSVWFTILLGGVIFTIYKESKKPFSESKQTVLIVGTLLYACYWVMLLTLYVVLINKCGRRKKGQQYDMVLDV